From a region of the candidate division WOR-3 bacterium genome:
- a CDS encoding ammonia-forming cytochrome c nitrite reductase subunit c552, which produces MDSTQAGRSAAPARAWVGWVVFLAVVVGVFAVGVMAASVMERRQEARVTRLVVPVADMEPDPAVWGRNYPREYGRFQMTKQSDTRTEFGGADPRDYLVETPANVVLFAGYPFSKDFKQARGHANTVTDVLATGRINEKSPGTCWTCKSADVSRLMKQMGPAAFYKMPFAALKDSIRFAIGCLDCHDPKTMALRISRPALIEALARRGIDVARLSHQEMRSLICAQCHVEYYFKGEGKYATFPWDRGTAVDSVEQYYEAEKFSDWQHAVSKTPMLKMQHPDYEVYLSGIHAFRNVACADCHMPYRTEGGEKFTDHYIQSPLLNISNSCVVCHRWSEAELVARVEAIQGRIRELRGRAESDIARAHFDIAACLQAGATDDDVAAARKAVRAAQMRWDYVAASNGMGFHAPQECMRILGAAADMAQEARVECARVLARRGYSGAVAYPDFSTKEKAQAVSKLFADNNPPRLLAGR; this is translated from the coding sequence ATGGATTCAACGCAAGCTGGTCGGAGCGCCGCGCCTGCCCGGGCGTGGGTAGGCTGGGTGGTTTTCCTGGCCGTGGTTGTCGGAGTGTTTGCGGTCGGCGTGATGGCCGCGTCAGTTATGGAGCGGCGACAGGAGGCGCGAGTCACGCGGCTCGTCGTGCCGGTGGCGGATATGGAACCGGACCCGGCAGTCTGGGGACGCAACTACCCGCGGGAGTACGGGCGCTTCCAGATGACGAAGCAGTCCGACACGCGCACCGAGTTCGGTGGGGCCGACCCTCGCGACTATCTGGTCGAGACCCCGGCGAACGTCGTGCTTTTCGCCGGCTATCCGTTCAGCAAGGACTTCAAGCAGGCACGCGGCCATGCCAATACCGTGACCGACGTGCTGGCCACCGGCCGTATCAACGAGAAGAGCCCGGGCACTTGCTGGACCTGTAAGAGCGCGGACGTGTCCCGCCTGATGAAGCAAATGGGGCCGGCGGCCTTCTACAAGATGCCCTTCGCCGCGCTCAAGGACTCGATCCGGTTCGCCATAGGTTGCCTGGACTGCCACGACCCGAAGACGATGGCGCTCAGGATATCGCGGCCGGCGTTGATCGAGGCGCTCGCACGCCGCGGCATCGACGTCGCGCGTCTGTCCCACCAGGAGATGCGCTCGCTCATCTGCGCCCAGTGCCATGTCGAGTACTACTTCAAGGGGGAGGGGAAGTACGCAACGTTTCCGTGGGACCGGGGCACGGCGGTTGACAGCGTCGAGCAGTACTACGAAGCCGAGAAGTTCTCCGACTGGCAGCACGCGGTGTCGAAGACGCCGATGCTGAAGATGCAGCACCCGGACTACGAGGTCTACCTCTCAGGCATTCACGCGTTCCGTAATGTTGCCTGCGCCGACTGCCACATGCCCTATCGGACTGAGGGCGGCGAGAAGTTCACCGACCACTACATCCAGAGCCCGCTGCTCAACATATCGAACTCCTGTGTCGTCTGTCACCGCTGGAGCGAGGCAGAGCTGGTTGCCCGGGTGGAAGCGATCCAGGGACGCATTCGCGAACTGCGCGGTCGGGCCGAGTCCGACATCGCCCGCGCCCACTTTGACATCGCGGCCTGCCTGCAGGCGGGCGCGACCGACGATGACGTGGCTGCTGCCCGCAAGGCGGTACGCGCAGCGCAGATGCGATGGGATTACGTTGCCGCATCGAACGGCATGGGATTCCACGCGCCGCAGGAATGCATGCGGATTCTGGGCGCGGCCGCGGACATGGCACAGGAGGCTCGAGTCGAGTGCGCCCGCGTGCTCGCACGCCGCGGCTACAGCGGTGCCGTAGCCTATCCTGATTTCTCGACGAAGGAGAAGGCGCAGGCCGTTTCGAAGCTCTTTGCCGACAACAACCCACCGCGACTGCTCGCCGGGCGTTGA
- a CDS encoding cytochrome c biogenesis protein ResB, producing MPGANTESPAAGQTPAAGPFWSRQWGWPHALAMVVACGIAAVAVQLLFPRSAFELPAAQSWPAVGVWCGAWVAAGLILRSRALVRGVGGRHFGMAALSAVALLSLPAAVFGWRASLVGMPMAVASAFLLANLSACIGRRLVVPGRDNRRFLLVHTGLLIVFAAMVGGRPQVERGALRLVEAGESAAVLRGRAGNAIALPFAVRLLDFRMEAYEPTLTIARRDTVAQDWTVQPGSTRLVSGRIVRIDRYSIRVEEFIARASVVDGQAIQCDSSGAGPAARVTVSDDAGIPVADGWLHNATPFGPDIFLRLATGTVLFLNPGKPKWFESALELDYGGRAETVAVAVNRPVRRHGWTLMQSGYDSEAGAASRLSVIEVVRDRALPFIYAGISLLLLGVAWMALAAGREREA from the coding sequence ATGCCGGGCGCGAACACTGAATCGCCGGCCGCCGGACAGACTCCGGCGGCCGGCCCTTTCTGGTCTCGGCAGTGGGGCTGGCCGCACGCACTCGCGATGGTCGTCGCGTGCGGGATTGCTGCAGTCGCGGTCCAGTTGCTCTTCCCGCGCAGCGCATTCGAGTTGCCGGCAGCGCAGAGCTGGCCGGCAGTCGGGGTCTGGTGCGGTGCGTGGGTGGCAGCCGGACTGATTCTGCGGAGCCGGGCTCTGGTTCGGGGAGTCGGCGGCCGGCATTTCGGGATGGCCGCGCTGTCGGCCGTCGCGCTGCTGTCGCTTCCGGCCGCGGTGTTCGGTTGGCGCGCCAGTCTGGTCGGGATGCCCATGGCCGTCGCATCCGCATTCCTACTTGCCAACCTCTCCGCCTGCATCGGACGCCGGCTGGTCGTACCCGGCCGCGACAACCGTCGGTTCCTGCTGGTCCATACCGGGCTTCTCATCGTGTTCGCGGCCATGGTTGGTGGCCGACCGCAAGTGGAGCGCGGAGCGCTTCGGCTGGTTGAGGCTGGAGAGTCTGCAGCGGTGCTGCGTGGCAGAGCGGGAAACGCCATTGCTCTGCCGTTTGCCGTCCGCTTGCTCGACTTCCGGATGGAGGCCTACGAACCGACGCTGACGATCGCCCGCCGAGACACCGTGGCCCAAGACTGGACTGTGCAGCCCGGTAGCACGCGGTTGGTGTCAGGCCGGATTGTGAGGATTGACCGATACTCCATCCGCGTTGAGGAGTTCATCGCACGGGCAAGCGTCGTCGATGGGCAGGCGATTCAGTGCGATTCTTCCGGCGCAGGGCCGGCGGCGCGCGTCACGGTGTCGGATGATGCCGGCATCCCGGTCGCCGACGGCTGGCTCCACAACGCGACTCCTTTCGGTCCGGACATCTTCCTGCGGCTGGCGACCGGCACGGTGCTCTTCTTGAACCCGGGCAAGCCGAAGTGGTTCGAATCGGCGCTGGAACTCGACTACGGCGGCCGCGCCGAGACGGTAGCCGTCGCGGTCAACCGGCCGGTGCGCCGGCACGGCTGGACACTGATGCAGTCGGGCTACGACTCCGAAGCGGGCGCGGCTTCGCGCCTGAGCGTCATCGAGGTCGTGCGCGACCGAGCCCTGCCGTTCATCTACGCCGGGATCTCACTGCTGCTGCTCGGCGTGGCCTGGATGGCGCTTGCTGCCGGCCGGGAGCGCGAAGCGTGA
- a CDS encoding cytochrome C assembly protein: protein MSAGIAAILGLTAAAWAGALLFVVVEWRRSGTPLSGTAGRWSRALAVVGVVALGVHIVVAWVKLGRPPMRTLGETRLWYAFFVPIIGLAVEQRLRLAAARVPTLLMGLVFVVLGLARPDAFDRTMMPALQSPWLIPHVIVYMAGYAVMGLAAALALWELGSATRRREPVAVTAVRAPLLLVRVGVPLLTIGMALGAVWAQVAWGDYWTWDPKEAWAFISWAAYLLILHSAARGRTSPKRMLVLIALAAAGILVTWFLVNVLPSAVSSVHTYTR, encoded by the coding sequence GTGAGCGCGGGCATCGCGGCGATACTCGGTCTGACCGCCGCGGCCTGGGCTGGCGCGCTCCTGTTCGTCGTCGTCGAGTGGCGGCGTTCTGGCACTCCGCTGTCCGGCACGGCAGGCCGATGGTCGCGGGCGCTGGCGGTGGTGGGTGTGGTCGCACTCGGGGTACACATTGTGGTTGCGTGGGTCAAGCTGGGTCGGCCGCCGATGCGGACCCTCGGCGAGACCCGTCTCTGGTACGCGTTCTTCGTGCCGATCATCGGCCTCGCAGTCGAGCAGCGGCTGCGCCTGGCCGCGGCACGCGTTCCGACGCTGCTGATGGGGCTCGTGTTCGTCGTGCTCGGCCTTGCGCGGCCGGACGCGTTCGATCGGACCATGATGCCCGCGCTTCAGAGCCCGTGGTTGATCCCGCACGTGATCGTCTACATGGCCGGCTATGCTGTGATGGGGCTTGCCGCCGCGCTGGCGTTGTGGGAACTGGGAAGTGCGACGCGCCGGCGTGAACCGGTGGCAGTCACTGCTGTCCGGGCGCCGCTGCTGCTCGTGCGGGTCGGGGTTCCCTTGCTCACGATCGGAATGGCGCTGGGCGCGGTCTGGGCGCAGGTTGCGTGGGGCGACTACTGGACGTGGGACCCCAAGGAGGCGTGGGCGTTCATCTCCTGGGCGGCCTACCTGCTCATCCTGCACTCGGCCGCGCGTGGACGGACGTCGCCGAAGAGGATGCTCGTCCTCATCGCGCTCGCCGCGGCCGGTATTCTCGTCACCTGGTTTCTCGTCAACGTCCTGCCGTCGGCAGTTTCCAGCGTCCACACGTACACACGCTGA
- a CDS encoding pyridoxal phosphate-dependent aminotransferase: MRLADRMSRLGTETAFDCLCRAKALECKMDVVHLEIGEPDFDTPKHIREAAKKAIDEGYTHYGPSAGLPELRAAVAKYAGALRGVHINPDQVVITPGGKPVMAFAIMALVEEDDEVIYPNPGFPIYESLIGYMGGTPVPIRLHEEHDFRLDAEELATKVNPRTKLIVINSPQNPTGGVLTREDLRLIADTALKHNVWILADEIYAEILYEGRFESISQFPEIHERLIILDGFSKTFAMTGWRVGYGIMPVQMAEKLARIQTNMNSCTSTFSQRACIEALTGPRTEIDQMLGEFKKRRDFIVKGLSEIPGFRCKLPQGAFYAFPNVEGTGIDCEVLARRILDEKGVACLAGTCFGKYGDGFLRFSYANSVENIAKALPRIRELVEKK; encoded by the coding sequence ATGAGACTCGCTGACCGAATGAGCCGGCTCGGAACGGAGACCGCTTTCGACTGCCTCTGTCGCGCCAAGGCCCTCGAATGCAAGATGGACGTGGTACACCTCGAAATCGGCGAGCCTGATTTCGACACGCCCAAGCACATCCGCGAAGCGGCAAAGAAGGCCATTGACGAAGGCTACACCCACTACGGCCCGTCAGCCGGTCTGCCGGAACTCCGCGCCGCGGTCGCCAAATACGCAGGCGCTCTCCGCGGCGTACACATCAATCCGGACCAGGTGGTCATCACCCCGGGCGGCAAGCCGGTCATGGCCTTTGCCATCATGGCCCTGGTGGAAGAAGACGACGAGGTCATCTATCCCAATCCCGGTTTTCCCATCTACGAATCGCTCATTGGCTACATGGGCGGCACGCCCGTGCCCATCCGTCTGCACGAAGAACATGACTTCCGACTAGATGCCGAAGAACTGGCAACGAAGGTGAACCCGCGCACCAAGCTCATTGTCATCAACTCCCCCCAGAACCCGACCGGCGGCGTGCTGACGCGGGAAGACCTGCGCCTCATCGCTGACACTGCGCTGAAGCACAATGTCTGGATACTGGCCGACGAAATCTACGCCGAGATCCTGTATGAGGGGAGGTTCGAGTCCATCAGCCAGTTCCCCGAAATCCACGAGCGGCTGATAATCCTCGATGGCTTCTCCAAAACCTTCGCGATGACGGGCTGGCGCGTCGGCTACGGGATCATGCCGGTGCAGATGGCCGAGAAGCTGGCGCGCATCCAGACCAACATGAACTCCTGCACCTCAACCTTCAGCCAGCGCGCCTGCATCGAGGCCCTGACTGGCCCGCGCACGGAGATCGACCAGATGCTCGGCGAGTTCAAGAAGAGGCGAGATTTCATCGTCAAGGGTCTGTCCGAGATACCCGGATTCCGCTGCAAGCTTCCGCAAGGCGCGTTCTACGCGTTCCCGAACGTCGAGGGCACCGGTATCGACTGCGAAGTCCTTGCCCGCCGGATTCTTGACGAGAAGGGCGTGGCTTGCCTGGCCGGCACCTGCTTCGGCAAGTACGGCGATGGTTTCCTGCGCTTCAGCTATGCCAATTCCGTCGAGAACATAGCCAAGGCGCTCCCGAGAATCAGAGAACTGGTCGAGAAGAAGTAG